A window of Pirellula sp. SH-Sr6A contains these coding sequences:
- a CDS encoding SGNH/GDSL hydrolase family protein, with protein MSISIRRVVLASLFSFSFVSGSFMILPALAQDTSNKPASPSDSFELPPTDDGIEGSGPIRRYDWFRNLWKQRRSQWNKQKERDQGALVFFGDSITQGWGDNFKGEFETAKLANRGISGDTTRGMLLRLNEDVLSLNPSGIVMLMGTNDLEEKAEPETIASNVALIIQKVHQHNPKTPVVLCLVFPASESKARPASKIREINRLLEARVKDDEKVTVVDTWSLFANDKGDAKPEEFPDLLHPNDIAYRKWAQTLRPVLEANKLIAPTTPSKE; from the coding sequence TTTTCCTTCGTCTCCGGCTCTTTCATGATCCTTCCGGCGTTGGCACAGGACACGAGCAACAAACCGGCCTCTCCGTCCGATTCCTTCGAGCTGCCACCAACAGATGACGGTATCGAAGGCTCTGGACCGATCCGCCGATACGATTGGTTTCGAAATCTTTGGAAGCAACGACGGTCGCAATGGAACAAACAAAAAGAACGAGATCAAGGAGCGTTGGTGTTCTTTGGGGACTCTATCACTCAAGGTTGGGGGGATAATTTCAAAGGTGAGTTTGAAACGGCGAAACTTGCAAACCGAGGCATCTCGGGCGATACCACGCGAGGTATGCTCCTGCGACTAAACGAAGATGTATTGAGTTTGAATCCCAGCGGGATCGTCATGTTGATGGGAACCAACGATCTAGAAGAAAAAGCAGAACCCGAGACGATCGCGAGCAACGTCGCTCTCATTATCCAAAAAGTTCACCAACACAACCCAAAGACTCCTGTAGTTTTGTGTTTGGTCTTTCCCGCTTCGGAAAGCAAAGCGCGACCTGCATCGAAGATACGCGAAATCAATCGACTGTTGGAGGCTCGCGTCAAGGACGACGAGAAAGTCACCGTCGTGGATACTTGGTCCCTCTTCGCCAATGACAAAGGGGACGCAAAGCCCGAAGAATTTCCCGATCTCCTTCACCCCAACGATATCGCATATCGCAAGTGGGCCCAAACGCTTCGTCCGGTGCTGGAAGCCAATAAGCTGATCGCGCCGACCACACCTTCGAAAGAGTAG
- a CDS encoding sugar phosphate isomerase/epimerase family protein, with translation MIHSAVTLSLVPEATGGPFVFWNDANDAIRTACELGFDAIEVFPPDAQTVQALQLPSRLSGLKVAAIGTGAGWVKHKLLLCDPDGAQRRRAIEFVESIMRVAASLETSAIVGSMQGRSSPTLSKSEARKWLRDSLEQLNELATVLGRPLFYEPLNRYETDQATTLAQGAELIDGLGSTLLLADWFHMNIEEADMVASIRDCAGRIGHVHFADSNRQAIGKGHLDWLPLVQALEETGYSGYLSAEVFSLPSAREAAQQTIDSFNRIQFRSTATS, from the coding sequence ATGATTCACTCTGCCGTTACTCTGTCGCTCGTCCCGGAAGCCACTGGCGGTCCATTCGTGTTTTGGAACGATGCCAACGACGCGATCCGCACCGCTTGCGAACTCGGGTTTGATGCGATCGAGGTCTTTCCCCCCGATGCCCAGACGGTTCAAGCATTGCAGTTACCGTCTCGACTCTCTGGATTGAAGGTCGCTGCCATCGGAACAGGGGCTGGATGGGTAAAGCACAAATTATTGCTCTGCGATCCCGATGGCGCTCAACGACGTAGAGCGATCGAGTTCGTCGAATCGATCATGCGCGTGGCTGCTTCATTAGAAACCTCCGCCATCGTAGGGAGCATGCAGGGTCGTTCTAGCCCAACACTTTCCAAGTCAGAAGCTCGTAAATGGTTGCGTGATTCATTGGAGCAATTGAACGAGCTCGCTACAGTGCTTGGTCGTCCTTTGTTTTACGAACCCCTCAATCGTTATGAGACCGATCAAGCCACCACCTTGGCGCAAGGGGCGGAACTCATAGATGGGCTCGGTTCGACCCTGTTGCTCGCGGATTGGTTTCATATGAATATCGAAGAGGCCGATATGGTGGCATCGATCCGGGATTGCGCAGGGCGTATTGGGCATGTGCATTTCGCCGATTCGAATCGGCAGGCGATCGGAAAAGGGCACTTGGACTGGCTTCCGTTGGTTCAAGCCCTCGAAGAAACGGGCTACAGCGGCTATCTCAGTGCTGAAGTTTTCTCTCTACCCAGCGCTCGCGAAGCCGCACAGCAAACCATCGACTCCTTCAACCGCATCCAGTTCCGCTCCACTGCGACGAGCTAA